Proteins encoded in a region of the Labeo rohita strain BAU-BD-2019 chromosome 22, IGBB_LRoh.1.0, whole genome shotgun sequence genome:
- the si:dkey-20i20.2 gene encoding uncharacterized protein si:dkey-20i20.2: MRHQADLPEASRRSEICRDSLLKDSKNMRDPEPCKMKRTEEQTEMIEENEENEELNEEEEKHHVKTGEKPVSPSQTKTRFTEKKR; encoded by the exons ATGAGGCATCAAG cagatCTTCCTGAAGCATCAAGAAGAAGTGAAATCTGCAGAGACAGTTTATTGAAGGACAGTAAGAACATGAGAGATCCAGAACCCTGCAAAATGAAACGCACTgaagaacaaacag AGATGATTGAAGAAAACGAGGAGAATGAAGAACTGAATGAAGAGGAGGAGAAACATCACGTCaaaactggagaaaaacctGTGAGTCCCTCTCAAACTAAAACAAGATTTACAGAAAAGAAGAGATAA
- the LOC127153740 gene encoding uncharacterized protein LOC127153740 → MILSLLFMLIFFIFPGVFGAADANKMESISVMEGCSVTLHTDVTEVQRDDLILWTFQSKDRLIAELHKQVVYVYGKKESLRLEEKTGSLTIINIRREHSGLYELTAISHGTTTNKRFRVTVSDALEINVTHLPVPVISRDSSQCSSSSSSSSSQQNCSLLCSVVNVSGVTLSWYKGNSLLSSISVSDFSISLSLPLEVEYQDKNIYSCVINNPISNQTQHLDISKLCQTCSDSALCCGSTEAVIRLVISALVGVATVAAVIYDIRSLRVQ, encoded by the exons ATGATTTTATCTCTTCTGTTTATGCTTATCTTCTTCATCTTTCCAG GTGTGTTTGGTGCTGCTGATGCTAATAAAATGGAGTCCATATCGGTGATGGAGGGATGTTCAGTCACTTTACACACTGATGTTACTGAAGTACAGAGAGATGACCTGATACTGTGGACATTTCAATCCAAAGACCGTCTAATCGCTGAACTCCATAAGCAGGTTGTCTATGTGTATGGTAAAAAAGAAAGTTTGAGACTGGAAGAaaagactggatctctgaccatcataAACATCAGACGTGAACACTCTGGACTTTATGAACTAACAGCCATCAGCCACGGGACAACCACAAACAAGAGATTCCGTGTTACTGTCAGTG ATGCTTTGGAAATAAATGTCACTCATCTGCCAGTTCCTGTCATCAGCAGAGACTCCTCACAatgttcttcatcatcatcatcgtcgtcatcacagcagaattgttcattgctgtgttcagtggtgaatgtgagtggtgtgactctctcctggtacaaaggaaacagtttattgtccagcatcagtgtgtctgatttcagcatcagtctctctctacctctggaggtggaatatcaggataaaaacatctacagctgtgtgatcaacaaccccatcagcaaccagactcaACATCTGGACATCAGCAAACTCTGTCAGACATGTTCAG ACTCAGCCCTATGTTGCGGTTCTACTGAAGCTGTGATCAGATTGGTCATCTCTGCTCTGGTGGGCGTGGCTACTGTTGCTGCAGTGATATATGACATCAGATCTTTAAGAGTTCAATAA
- the aqp12 gene encoding aquaporin 12: MAGLNASLGYFLAIIGVSVVGRVLFARWRPRWTFLTEFVAAFALAACRLEVDTIAEVGQFAGALGPDVAITMLFISITVHAIIMQGVSGNPSVTLMGLLLKDTGVVSAILAVSAQILGAYVALLVAGMYWQMELTDMHMIKNLMMFECSTSLRVSTLQGVISEALGALIFHLIYLVLKNRSQLLKIPIFAVLLTFIAYAGNNYTSGYVNPSLAFAMTFTCTGPTFLAYSLVYWLGPVIGMTLALFLYLGNIPLLFSRNLLYSKKPRFRVPKGKTAEDKSS; the protein is encoded by the exons ATGGCAGGCCTCAATGCCTCGCTAGGCTACTTTTTAGCGATAATTGGCGTGAGCGTGGTCGGGCGGGTGCTTTTTGCGCGCTGGCGGCCGCGCTGGACATTCCTGACGGAATTTGTTGCCGCTTTCGCGCTTGCCGCCTGCAGACTAGAGGTGGACACCATCGCGGAGGTCGGCCAGTTTGCCGGCGCGCTTGGGCCTGACGTCGCCATCACTATGCTCTTCATATCCATCACCGTCCATGCCATTATCATGCAGGGCGTGAGCGGAAACCCATCGGTGACACTCATGGGACTCCTGTTGAAAGACACGGGGGTCGTGTCGGCTATCCTCGCTGTTTCGGCGCAGATACTTGGTGCGTACGTGGCACTCCTGGTCGCCGGTATGTACTGGCAGATGGAACTGACCGACATGCACATGATCAAGAACCTGATGATGTTCGAGTGCAGCACGTCACTGCGGGTCTCAACGTTGCAGGGGGTCATCTCCGAAGCCCTCGGAGCTCTGATCTTTCACCTGATTTACCTCGTCCTGAAAAACAGGTCGCAACTGCTCAAGATTCCCATATTCGCCGTGCTGCTGACGTTCATCGCCTATGCAG GAAATAACTACACATCTGGATACGTGAATCCATCCCTGGCTTTTGCCATGACATTCACCTGTACGGGACCCACTTTCCTAGCGTATTCTCTCGTCTACTGGCTCGGGCCTGTGATTG GCATGACTCTTGCGCTTTTCCTGTATTTGGGAAACATCCCACTGCTGTTCAGCAGGAATCTGCTTTACTCCAAGAAGCCACGTTTCCGGGTTCCCAAAGGGAAAACTGCTGAAGACAAGAGCAGCTGA